A genomic window from Piscinibacter gummiphilus includes:
- the mads7 gene encoding methylation-associated defense system protein MAD7, with protein sequence MALQKKDREFRLPKISYLDFKTIEMDRVLTGLFERLEHGGYPSVFRDKRELTVDKFVDDILDASDKFLGFTQHRDMVERWVETHLMDIVNRGKKNAAVAGPRPLHGYTYRFRNPKHSRDYGAAQHLYQMLYHARNRSGHHAIEHLKGFFFDGFDKLTRELNDKALTDIETATLLHFLSQRKDTADTRAGGDRFAPVCIGSADLMAEDIQRLLFYKPFMPRSVMVEYLKVLLSFHLALYHLRLLKLLPAWQKLEGANSLCAESACPMKPREQREPQGDCPYKLGLFVDLSGSAESPTAALAERSADGYYRRVPSFVRAYFVAKKLDEFSEHLVRRGKLIRPLNSVFSVGELYGLQGEPFAEERDKFFGERLAGLLESLSEGDAGLDAEVEAITKMGLSDFDTYIEILVALRGAFHRKYIIESLDATMLKNKSGALLAQTRARNAPRRFALESRLLEVLLQIAVLRPGGDQGYFTGEMRIDDLLSFLRERYGLYIDQLPPGEGFSAATIDERKALRSNVQAFTGRLREIGFYRDLSDAYVTQTVVPRYTIAERNEGARA encoded by the coding sequence ATGGCATTGCAGAAGAAGGACAGGGAGTTCCGACTCCCGAAAATCAGCTATCTCGACTTCAAGACCATCGAGATGGATCGGGTGCTCACCGGCTTGTTCGAGCGGTTGGAGCATGGGGGCTATCCGAGCGTTTTCCGCGACAAGCGCGAGCTGACCGTGGACAAGTTCGTTGATGACATCCTCGATGCTAGCGACAAATTCTTGGGCTTCACCCAGCACCGAGACATGGTGGAGCGTTGGGTGGAAACCCACCTGATGGACATCGTGAATCGAGGCAAGAAAAACGCCGCCGTGGCAGGGCCGCGACCGCTGCATGGCTATACCTATCGCTTTCGCAATCCGAAGCACTCCCGTGACTACGGCGCCGCCCAGCATCTCTATCAGATGCTGTATCACGCAAGAAATAGGTCTGGGCACCACGCCATCGAGCATCTCAAGGGCTTCTTCTTCGACGGGTTCGACAAGCTCACAAGAGAGCTCAACGACAAGGCGTTGACAGACATCGAGACGGCGACGCTGCTGCACTTCTTGTCGCAGAGGAAGGACACGGCGGACACGCGCGCGGGCGGAGATCGGTTTGCGCCTGTATGCATCGGCTCAGCCGATCTGATGGCCGAGGACATTCAGCGACTGCTGTTTTACAAGCCCTTCATGCCGCGCTCGGTGATGGTGGAGTACCTGAAGGTGCTGCTGTCGTTTCACTTGGCGCTGTATCACCTTCGCTTGCTGAAGCTGCTGCCTGCCTGGCAGAAGCTGGAGGGCGCCAACTCGCTGTGCGCTGAATCGGCATGCCCTATGAAGCCCCGCGAGCAACGCGAGCCTCAGGGGGACTGCCCCTACAAGCTTGGCCTGTTCGTTGATCTATCGGGGAGCGCAGAGTCTCCTACTGCAGCGCTGGCAGAGCGCAGCGCAGATGGCTACTACCGGCGAGTTCCTAGCTTTGTGCGAGCGTACTTCGTCGCCAAGAAGCTTGACGAGTTTTCTGAGCATCTCGTTCGGAGAGGGAAACTGATTCGGCCCTTGAATTCCGTGTTCTCGGTCGGCGAACTCTACGGTCTGCAAGGGGAACCATTCGCGGAAGAGCGAGACAAGTTCTTTGGTGAGCGGCTGGCCGGACTGCTGGAATCCTTGTCTGAGGGTGATGCGGGCCTTGACGCAGAGGTCGAGGCCATCACAAAGATGGGGCTCTCGGACTTCGACACCTACATCGAGATTTTGGTGGCTCTGCGTGGTGCCTTCCATCGGAAGTACATCATCGAGTCTTTGGACGCGACGATGTTGAAGAACAAGTCGGGGGCGCTGCTTGCGCAGACCCGCGCGCGGAACGCACCTCGCCGATTTGCGCTGGAGAGTCGCCTGCTGGAAGTGTTGCTGCAGATCGCGGTGTTGCGACCCGGGGGGGACCAGGGCTACTTCACCGGCGAGATGCGGATCGACGACTTGCTGTCGTTCTTGCGCGAACGCTATGGCCTCTACATCGATCAGCTGCCGCCCGGTGAGGGGTTCAGCGCTGCGACCATCGACGAACGCAAGGCACTGCGCAGCAATGTGCAGGCATTTACCGGACGCCTGCGCGAGATTGGCTTCTATCGAGATTTGTCTGATGCCTACGTGACCCAGACCGTGGTGCCGCGCTACACGATTGCAGAACGAAACGAAGGAGCGCGCGCATGA
- the mads6 gene encoding methylation-associated defense system protein kinase MAD6, with protein sequence MAKVIPVGQPVNDAERSAIAYLRDRLPDSFVLLHNFEIERQGERFEIDIALLTPHALYLIDVKGTRGTIDVYGNKWYPEGRAPYPSPLGKLRGHARTVKGLVTQANPGRNELDGIYVDAAILLTAPDAHLNDREQLDADRVVKLKDAERYFKDATRIPARFSKNILQQQGLILHALKVVKPASAVQRFGHWQVKEKLGAAEAYTEFRAENAFAGGTARLRVYQADPYQPEDVRKAQVNRIANAYRALSKLPLHPNIVAARDFFPADDDKSFILILDDAPGQALTVHMARPQLALTLDQKWRVAKDLLAALAHAHHYGVVHRNLTPGAILIGQDGTTRITDFDFAKPGVDRSLTIATDIVDLVEKAYVAPEAFREPGAASSASDIFSAGVILYELFTGERPFAGEPTTVWDRVGEFLNKPSALRPELNEAFDTWLQSLCAFDEHQRLTASAALAALNALLQPVAQAASQAAEAPKPEVVEVDDAQTDYLNLAAGHRLTHKFIVEKKLGRGSFGVVYKVIDTLGDVARTVKLIVSDRHSTLERLKKEYRHLVHIPEHPHVVRVLDADVIPGRDIPFLVFEYVEGADVGDMIQDRLLSPEDALELGKQVIEGLVHLHAQGFHHCDIKPRNLLWTQKGAKIIDFNVSVRADDKESRGGGSRRYLPPDFDPEVIPHNGERADRDLYALGLTLYEALTACYPWDTTEPPINKPAPDPRELSGFADLAPELVNVVLKAIAPRRAERFHAAVDFRDALAEVRHARRAQTVSLAAMATAVSSGQPALAESAPNTNAFVSHLLTLYSQSRRSNAGTRGMDALGFSAYVDTALDRALLPAVLQGEFRLVLISGNAGDGKTAFLQRLEKEVEARGGAVNRGLANGSELSLDGKRYLINYDGSQDEGNKNNNQVLLDFLAPFKGNDAASWRPQETRLIAINEGRLVDFLAAHEQDFPALTGLVRRAFATGEAESGVAVVNLNLRSVVADDASNAEGGSILERTLRSIVRPENWAACEQCDLKDSCYALHNARSFQDEIAGPRLLERLKTLYTMAHLRGRLHITMRDLRSALSFMLIGNRDCGDIHALYASGKHDDVARSFYFNSWMGGGQATSDRLLTLLTNLDVGKQEDPRFDRGLDFVQPDDRALFRFERRGQFDFEVLKRLFGDLPRGVSDSSVRHRARKHREYVAMARRKHFFERRDASWEKMLPYRSAKRMVEIVRGEMPIDELTSEILHAINRGEGLQRPERLGASLALQLRQVEHGTVRSYRLFPVEGFGLQVQDFAAKARFVEHLPTGLLLQYQGQGAGAISSELIINLDVFEMLVRLNEGYRPSVEEMQGFYLCLGVFKNSLNAQPYREILLTTTGHDFYRLARHDDGRVEMRLLLGPVKSARQEEAAESSARGN encoded by the coding sequence ATGGCCAAAGTGATCCCAGTAGGCCAGCCAGTTAATGATGCAGAGCGCAGCGCCATCGCTTACCTGCGGGATCGCTTGCCAGACAGTTTCGTTCTGCTTCACAACTTCGAGATCGAGCGGCAGGGCGAGCGCTTCGAGATCGACATCGCATTGCTGACCCCGCACGCTCTTTACCTGATCGACGTGAAGGGCACGCGCGGCACCATCGATGTGTACGGCAACAAGTGGTACCCCGAGGGACGCGCGCCGTATCCGTCGCCGCTGGGCAAGCTGCGCGGCCATGCGCGCACGGTGAAGGGCTTGGTGACCCAGGCCAATCCCGGTCGGAATGAGCTGGACGGTATCTATGTCGATGCCGCCATCCTGCTCACCGCGCCCGATGCGCACCTGAACGACCGCGAGCAGCTGGATGCAGATCGGGTGGTGAAGCTGAAGGACGCAGAGCGCTACTTCAAGGATGCCACGCGCATCCCGGCGCGCTTCTCCAAAAACATCCTGCAGCAACAGGGCTTGATCCTGCATGCCTTGAAGGTGGTGAAGCCCGCTTCCGCCGTGCAGCGCTTTGGGCACTGGCAGGTGAAAGAAAAGCTCGGGGCGGCGGAGGCCTACACCGAGTTTCGTGCCGAGAACGCGTTCGCGGGTGGCACGGCTCGCCTGCGGGTGTACCAGGCAGACCCCTACCAGCCCGAAGACGTGCGCAAGGCGCAGGTCAACCGCATTGCCAATGCCTACCGGGCGCTTTCCAAGCTGCCGCTGCATCCCAACATCGTCGCAGCGCGGGATTTCTTCCCGGCCGATGACGACAAGTCCTTCATCCTGATTCTGGACGATGCACCGGGCCAGGCGCTGACGGTGCACATGGCTCGACCCCAGTTGGCGCTGACGCTGGACCAGAAGTGGCGCGTGGCCAAAGACCTGTTGGCGGCCTTGGCCCACGCCCACCATTACGGCGTGGTGCATCGCAACCTGACGCCAGGCGCAATCTTGATTGGCCAGGACGGCACCACGCGCATCACCGATTTCGACTTCGCCAAGCCCGGTGTGGACCGCAGCCTGACGATTGCGACGGACATTGTTGATCTGGTGGAAAAAGCCTATGTGGCGCCTGAAGCGTTCCGGGAGCCGGGTGCCGCATCCAGCGCATCAGACATCTTCTCCGCAGGCGTCATCCTCTACGAACTCTTCACCGGAGAGCGCCCGTTCGCGGGCGAGCCCACCACCGTGTGGGATCGGGTTGGCGAGTTCCTCAACAAGCCTTCGGCACTGCGACCGGAATTGAACGAGGCCTTTGATACTTGGCTGCAAAGCTTGTGCGCTTTTGATGAGCACCAACGGCTGACCGCATCTGCCGCGCTGGCCGCATTGAATGCTTTGCTGCAACCTGTGGCGCAAGCAGCCAGCCAAGCTGCAGAGGCACCGAAGCCCGAGGTCGTTGAAGTCGATGATGCCCAGACCGACTACCTGAACTTGGCGGCAGGCCATCGCCTGACCCACAAGTTCATCGTGGAGAAGAAGCTCGGGCGCGGCAGCTTCGGTGTCGTCTACAAGGTGATCGACACCTTGGGTGATGTGGCTCGCACGGTGAAGCTCATTGTCAGCGACAGGCACTCGACCCTGGAACGCCTGAAGAAAGAGTACCGCCACCTGGTGCATATCCCCGAGCACCCTCACGTGGTGCGTGTGCTGGATGCGGATGTGATTCCAGGGCGGGACATCCCCTTCCTAGTGTTTGAGTACGTGGAAGGGGCCGATGTCGGCGACATGATCCAAGACCGCCTGCTGTCCCCTGAGGATGCGCTGGAGCTGGGCAAGCAGGTGATTGAGGGCCTGGTGCATTTGCATGCGCAGGGCTTCCATCACTGCGACATAAAGCCACGCAACCTCTTGTGGACCCAGAAGGGCGCGAAGATCATCGACTTCAATGTGTCGGTGCGGGCCGACGACAAGGAGTCTCGCGGTGGGGGCTCGCGACGCTATCTGCCGCCGGACTTTGACCCTGAGGTCATTCCGCACAACGGCGAGCGCGCAGACCGCGATCTGTATGCGCTGGGCCTGACTTTGTACGAGGCATTGACCGCCTGCTACCCGTGGGACACCACGGAACCGCCCATCAACAAGCCTGCGCCGGATCCGCGTGAACTGTCGGGCTTTGCCGACTTGGCGCCAGAGTTGGTGAACGTGGTGCTCAAGGCCATTGCGCCGCGCAGGGCAGAGCGCTTCCACGCGGCCGTCGATTTCCGCGATGCGCTGGCAGAAGTTCGCCATGCGCGTCGAGCGCAGACGGTCAGCCTGGCGGCCATGGCGACGGCTGTCAGTAGCGGGCAGCCCGCCTTGGCTGAATCGGCACCCAACACAAATGCGTTCGTATCACACCTGCTGACGCTCTACAGCCAAAGCCGGCGCAGCAATGCGGGTACGCGGGGCATGGATGCGCTTGGGTTCTCAGCCTATGTGGACACCGCGCTGGACCGTGCCTTATTGCCTGCCGTGCTGCAGGGGGAGTTCCGGCTAGTACTGATCTCTGGCAACGCTGGTGACGGCAAGACCGCTTTCTTGCAACGCCTGGAGAAAGAGGTCGAAGCGCGCGGCGGGGCCGTCAATCGTGGTTTGGCAAACGGCAGCGAGCTGAGCTTGGACGGCAAGCGCTACCTGATCAACTACGACGGCAGCCAAGACGAGGGCAACAAGAACAACAACCAGGTGCTGCTGGACTTCCTGGCCCCGTTCAAGGGCAACGATGCAGCGTCCTGGAGGCCCCAAGAGACGCGACTGATTGCGATCAACGAAGGCCGCTTGGTGGACTTCCTCGCTGCGCATGAACAGGATTTCCCGGCGCTCACGGGCCTGGTTCGGCGGGCATTCGCCACGGGGGAAGCGGAGTCTGGCGTGGCGGTGGTGAATCTGAATCTCCGCAGCGTTGTGGCGGATGACGCCAGCAATGCTGAGGGCGGGTCTATTCTGGAGCGCACGCTGCGAAGCATTGTCCGCCCGGAGAACTGGGCTGCTTGTGAGCAGTGTGATTTGAAAGACAGTTGCTACGCCTTGCACAACGCGCGCAGTTTCCAGGATGAGATCGCCGGGCCGCGCTTGTTGGAACGCCTCAAGACGCTTTACACGATGGCGCACTTGCGCGGGCGCTTGCACATCACGATGCGCGACCTGCGTTCAGCGCTGTCGTTCATGCTGATTGGCAACCGCGACTGCGGCGACATTCATGCGCTCTACGCTTCAGGCAAGCACGATGACGTGGCCCGGAGCTTCTACTTCAACAGCTGGATGGGTGGCGGGCAAGCCACCTCGGACCGGCTGCTGACGCTGCTGACTAACCTGGATGTTGGCAAACAGGAAGACCCCCGCTTCGACCGAGGCTTGGACTTTGTTCAGCCCGATGACCGAGCCCTGTTCCGCTTTGAGCGCCGAGGGCAGTTTGACTTCGAGGTGTTGAAGCGCCTGTTCGGCGACCTGCCGCGTGGCGTGTCTGACTCGTCAGTTCGCCACCGCGCGCGTAAGCATCGCGAGTATGTGGCCATGGCACGCCGCAAGCATTTCTTTGAGCGGCGTGACGCGAGCTGGGAAAAAATGTTGCCCTATCGCTCCGCCAAACGCATGGTGGAGATCGTTCGAGGCGAAATGCCTATCGACGAACTCACGAGCGAAATCCTGCATGCCATCAACCGTGGCGAGGGGCTGCAGCGCCCGGAGCGCCTTGGAGCCAGCCTGGCCTTGCAGTTGCGGCAGGTCGAACACGGTACGGTTCGGAGCTACCGGCTCTTCCCCGTGGAGGGCTTTGGGCTGCAGGTACAAGACTTTGCGGCCAAGGCTCGCTTCGTTGAACACCTGCCGACCGGTCTGCTGCTGCAGTACCAAGGCCAAGGCGCAGGTGCCATCAGCAGCGAGCTGATTATCAACCTCGACGTGTTCGAGATGCTGGTGCGGCTGAATGAAGGCTATCGGCCTAGCGTTGAAGAGATGCAGGGTTTTTATCTCTGCCTTGGCGTATTCAAGAACAGTCTCAACGCGCAGCCTTACCGCGAAATCCTGCTAACCACCACGGGGCACGACTTCTACCGCTTGGCCCGCCATGACGATGGTCGGGTAGAGATGCGTTTGCTGCTCGGTCCGGTGAAAAGCGCTCGCCAAGAAGAAGCCGCAGAGAGCAGCGCCAGGGGGAACTGA